One window of Acidobacteriota bacterium genomic DNA carries:
- a CDS encoding fasciclin domain-containing protein, with amino-acid sequence MFSALSVSAQPAKKMEKKDIVDTAVAAGQFTILAKALEAAGLIEALKGEGKFTVFAPTDEAFGKLPAGTLEMLLKPENKEKLKAILLYHVVSGKVGAADVVKLNGQDVKTLQGGTVKVNTTSGVMVNSSTVVKADVWAKNGVIHVIDTVLLPN; translated from the coding sequence GAAGAAGATGGAAAAGAAGGACATTGTTGACACCGCGGTTGCGGCCGGTCAGTTCACGATCCTTGCCAAGGCGCTCGAAGCCGCGGGCTTGATCGAAGCTCTCAAAGGTGAAGGAAAATTCACGGTGTTCGCTCCGACCGACGAAGCTTTTGGCAAACTTCCGGCGGGAACCCTTGAAATGCTCCTGAAACCGGAGAACAAGGAAAAGCTCAAGGCAATTCTTCTTTACCACGTAGTTTCGGGCAAAGTTGGCGCCGCGGACGTCGTCAAGCTTAACGGACAGGACGTCAAAACGCTTCAGGGCGGAACCGTCAAGGTGAACACGACGAGCGGCGTTATGGTGAATTCTTCGACGGTCGTCAAGGCAGACGTTTGGGCGAAGAACGGTGTCATCCACGTGATCGACACGGTATTGCTCCCGAACTAG